From one Henningerozyma blattae CBS 6284 chromosome 1, complete genome genomic stretch:
- the PET18 gene encoding Pet18p (similar to Saccharomyces cerevisiae PET18 (YCR020C); ancestral locus Anc_1.439) has protein sequence MAAQSTTAQLLAKHSNIFKKATEHELTKQLCKGTLADRALYIYLAQDLQFFETGLRTICKTTAKAPEVDSLLTLAKKIGFFANDENTYFRDCLELLAPAMTKEEIEFYNNNEVASVKQYIAYLNKLTNDNSIEYPQLITYLWVAEQIYLEWAHNLPKAENLHWKYQTWIDLHDGKHFIDWCDFLKAEVDKYPIEKVEETFVEVTSLEFEFFESCFNAK, from the coding sequence ATGGCTGCTCAATCTACCACTGCTCAATTATTAGCAAAACACTCtaatatcttcaaaaaaGCCACTGAACATGAATTGACTAAACAGTTATGTAAAGGTACTTTAGCAGACAGAGCCTTATACATTTACTTGGCTCAAGATCtacaattttttgaaactgGACTAAGAACCATTTGTAAAACCACTGCAAAGGCCCCTGAAGTTGACAGTTTATTAACTTTAGCTAAGAAAATTGGATTTTTTGCTAACGATGAAAACACTTACTTCCGTGATTGTTTGGAATTACTAGCACCTGCCATGACTAAggaagaaattgaattctataacaataatgaaGTTGCCTCAGTTAAACAATATATTgcttatttaaataaattgacTAATGACAACTCTATAGAATATCCACAATTGATCACTTACTTATGGGTGGCTGAACAAATCTATTTAGAATGGGCTCATAATTTACCAAAGGCTGAAAACCTGCATTGGAAGTATCAAACTTGGATTGATTTGCATGATGGTAAACATTTCATAGATTGGTGTGACTTCTTAAAAGCCGAAGTCGATAAATACccaattgaaaaagttgAAGAAACTTTTGTAGAAGTTACTAGTTTGGAATTCGAATTTTTCGAATCTTGTTTTAACGCTAAATAA
- the TBLA0A01280 gene encoding uncharacterized protein has protein sequence MQSTTQATQKDNSSENKDNYIVPGLFWDPACIIA, from the coding sequence ATGCAATCAACTACCCAAGCAACTCAAAAAGATAACTCTTCTGAAAACAAAGATAATTATATTGTTCCAGGTTTATTTTGGGATCCTGCTTGTATTATCGCTTAA
- the HTL1 gene encoding Htl1p (similar to Saccharomyces cerevisiae HTL1 (YCR020W-B); ancestral locus Anc_1.437) — protein sequence MKQPSAYYQYNNVTLKTLTAYQLMERREQMCELFQLADNSERHNLVASEENQKRTLAQLKDQLEKLKCEKNNA from the coding sequence ATGAAACAACCCTCAGCATATTATCAATACAACAATGTCACATTAAAAACGTTGACCGCATATCAGCTAATGGAGCGTAGAGAACAGATGTGTGAGTTATTCCAATTGGCTGATAACTCTGAGAGACACAACCTGGTAGCATCTGAAGAGAATCAAAAACGTACTCTAGCACAATTGAAAGATCAGCtcgaaaaattaaaatgtgaaaaaaataatgcttAG
- the UBC8 gene encoding E2 ubiquitin-conjugating protein UBC8 (similar to Saccharomyces cerevisiae UBC8 (YEL012W); ancestral locus Anc_1.436) translates to MSNSKRRIETDVMKLLMSNHDVELVNDNMQEFFIKFFGPDETPYEKGVWRLHVELPDNYPYKSPSIGFVNKIFHPNIDIASGSICLDVINSTWSPLYDLINIVEWMIPGLLKEPNGTDPLNNEAAGLQLRDKKLYEEKIKEYIDKYATPEKYEKLFGRKEEEEDEEEDDDDDDDDDDDDDEEGRKNKDKIRGDLSDSELEEGGISEELSDIDVSDDDDD, encoded by the exons ATGAG TAACTCCAAGAGAAGAATTGAAACAGACGTTATGAAGTTACTGATGAGTAACCATGATGTAGAGCTAGTTAATGATAACATGcaagaattttttataaaattttttggtCCGGATGAAACTCCTTATGAAAAGGGGGTCTGGAGATTGCATGTGGAATTACCGGACAATTATCCATATAAATCACCAAGTATTGGGTTTgtcaataaaatattccatCCAAATATCGATATTGCATCAGGATCAATCTGTTTAGATGTTATCAATTCTACTTGGTCACCTTTATATGATTTGATCAATATTGTAGAATGGATGATACCGGGTCTTTTAAAGGAGCCAAATGGGACGGAtcctttaaataatgaagcTGCAGGACTACAATTACGTGATAAGAAATtatatgaagaaaaaattaaagaatatatcGATAAATATGCTACTCCAGAGAAATATGAGAAACTGTTTGGACGTAAAGAAGAGGAGGAAGATGAAGaggaagatgatgatgatgatgatgatgatgatgatgatgatgatgaggaAGGCAGGAAAAATAAGGATAAGATAAGGGGAGACTTGAGCGATTCAGAATTGGAGGAAGGTGGGATAAGCGAAGAGTTGAGTGATATTGACGTTAGtgatgatgacgatgatTAA
- the MAK31 gene encoding Mak31p (similar to Saccharomyces cerevisiae MAK31 (YCR020C-A); ancestral locus Anc_1.438) — protein MQNLQLNDFINSRLHVTIDKDRHIVGTLVALDSQVNLLLNDVVEFSVIRPSTESDSDKHEAQQYTRKLGLVSIPRSSINVLRIVDEDLEALIKRRTYLMQSAV, from the coding sequence ATGCAAAATTTACAGTTGAACGATTTCATCAACTCAAGACTTCATGTAACGATTGACAAAGATCGTCATATTGTAGGAACATTAGTTGCTCTGGACTCCCAGGTTAACTTACTTTTGAATGACGTAGTGGAATTTTCAGTCATTAGACCATCTACAGAATCTGATTCCGATAAGCACGAGGCCCAACAATATACTAGGAAATTGGGGCTAGTCAGTATACCAAGATCCTCAATTAATGTATTAAGGATAGTAgatgaagatttagaagCTTTGATAAAGAGAAGAACATATTTAATGCAATCTGCTGTTTGA